In Ipomoea triloba cultivar NCNSP0323 chromosome 7, ASM357664v1, a single genomic region encodes these proteins:
- the LOC116024923 gene encoding uncharacterized protein LOC116024923: protein MDKLQWGNRKRLRCMKVKESGSNGKSDGGLVKRKITSGVDNNKETHTPPVIASPHRSHRELATTRSSAHESRKATTSSPEKEDRYYTTRGSVGLDDHSKLLANSKEEKKKFVWPKLLVTLSSKEKEEDFLAMKGTKLPQRPKKRAKLIQRTILLVSPGTWLSDLCQERYEVREKKTSKKKPRGLKAMGSMESDSE, encoded by the exons ATGGATAAGTTACAGTGGGGGAATAGGAAAAGGCTAAGATGCATGAAGGTGAAGGAGTCTGGTTCTAATGGGAAATCAGATGGGGGTTTGGTGAAGAGGAAAATCACATCTGGAGTTGATAATAACAAAGAGACTCATACCCCTCCAGTCATTGCTTCTCCTCATCGTTCCCACAG GGAATTGGCGACAACCAGATCTAGTGCACACGAGAGTAGAAAGGCGACAACTTCTTCTCCGGAGAAAGAGGATCGGTATTACACGACGAGAGGGTCAGTAGGATTGGACGATCACAGCAAGTTGCTTGCGAATTcgaaggaggagaagaaaaagtTCGTTTGGCCTAAACTACTCGTCACATTATCTAGTAAAGAAAAGGAGGAAGATTTTCTGGCCATGAAAGGCACCAAACTTCCTCAGAGGCCTAAGAAGAGGGCCAAGCTGATTCAGCGAACCATTCTC TTGGTCAGTCCAGGTACATGGTTATCCGATCTGTGCCAGGAGAGGTACGAGGTCAGGGAAAAGAAGACTTCCAAGAAG AAACCGAGAGGGTTGAAGGCCATGGGAAGCATGGAGAGTGATTCAGAATAG
- the LOC116026023 gene encoding uncharacterized protein LOC116026023 gives MVGAAHFSGGQWNAVGIALFLLYFCGGLISLSCAGRPPAESRQELQVHKHLKRLNKAPVKSIQSPDGDIIDCVHISKQPAFDHPFLKDHKIQMRPNYHPEGVFDVEKESVGTKERTNPIHQLWHMNGKCPEDTIPVRRTKREDVLRASSVKKYGKKKHKSIAKPRGTDPDLVNESGHQHAIAYVEGERYYGAKATINVWEPKIQRTNEFSLSQIWILGGSFGQDLNSIEAGWQVSPDLYGDNNTRLFTYWTSDAYQATGCYNLLCSGFIQVNSEIAMGASISPVSAYRNSQYDISILIWKDPKEGNWWMQFGNDYVLGYWPSFLFSYLADSASMIEWGGEVVNSQPDGKHTNTQMGSGHFPEEGFGKAGYFRNIQVVDSSNNLKSPKGLGTFTEQSNCYDVQTGSNGDWGHFFYFGGPGRNSNCP, from the exons ATGGTGGGTGCTGCGCATTTTAGCGGTGGGCAGTGGAATGCAGTGGGAATAGCTTTGTTCTTGCTGTATTTCTGCGGTGGTCTCATCTCTCTATCTTGCGCCGGCCGGCCGCCGGCGGAATCCCGGCAGGAGCTTCAGGTTCATAAGCACCTCAAGAGACTAAACAAAGCTCCTGTCAAAAGCATTCAG AGCCCAGATGGAGACATCATTGACTGTGTACACATCTCCAAGCAGCCAGCTTTTGATCACCCATTCCTCAAAGACCACAAAATCCAG ATGAGGCCAAACTACCACCCAGAAGGGGTGTTTGATGTGGAGAAAGAGTCTGTGGGGACTAAAGAAAGAACAAACCCTATCCATCAGTTGTGGCATATGAATGGGAAGTGCCCTGAGGACACCATTCCTGTGAGGAGAACAAAGAGAGAGGATGTGTTGAGGGCAAGCTCTGTGAAGAAGTATGGGAAGAAGAAGCATAAGAGCATTGCTAAGCCCAGGGGCACAGATCCTGACCTTGTCAATGAAAGTGGCCATCAG CACGCAATAGCTTATGTCGAGGGTGAGAGGTACTATGGAGCAAAGGCCACGATCAACGTTTGGGAGCCCAAAATACAGCGTACAAACGAATTCAGCTTGTCCCAAATCTGGATACTAGGTGGTTCTTTTGGCCAAGATCTTAACAGCATTGAAGCAGGATGGCAG GTCAGCCCGGACCTGTATGGTGACAACAACACGCGGCTGTTCACTTACTGGACT AGCGATGCATATCAGGCCACGGGCTGCTACAACCTTCTGTGCTCGGGCTTCATTCAAGTCAACAGTGAAATTGCAATGGGGGCAAGCATATCTCCCGTGTCTGCCTACAGAAATTCACAGTACGATATCAGTATTCTTATCTGGAAG GATCCGAAAGAAGGGAACTGGTGGATGCAGTTTGGGAACGACTACGTTCTTGGCTACTGGCCCTCGTTCTTGTTCTCGTACTTGGCAGACAGCGCGTCGATGATAGAGTGGGGCGGGGAGGTGGTGAACTCGCAGCCAGACGGGAAGCACACCAACACGCAAATGGGGAGTGGGCATTTCCCCGAGGAAGGGTTCGGGAAGGCGGGTTATTTTAGGAACATACAAGTAGTTGACAGCTCAAACAACCTTAAATCCCCCAAAGGCCTTGGCACCTTCACAGAGCAGTCCAACTGCTATGATGTCCAGACAGGCAGCAATGGGGATTGGGGCCATTTCTTCTACTTTGGAGGCCCCGGGAGGAACTCGAATTGCCCGTGA